The Metabacillus schmidteae nucleotide sequence AAAAGGAATATGTTTTCGGACGTGGTGGTGGAGAGAAACTAGCTGAGGAACTAAGAGTACCTCTATTAGGTAAAATCCCTTTACAACAGCCTGATTGGAATGATGATGATTTTGCCCCATCTGTTTATACTGCAGATCATCCGATAGGACAAATCTATACAAATATCGGACAGGAAGTAATCAAATTAGTACCAGTTAAAGCATAAAAAAAGCGCCGTTGGCGCTTTTTTTATTATGAGTTGCAGAGATCATTGGGTTAACTCCCGCCACCCGCACCCTGTTCTTGACCGCCTCCACTACCTTGTTGCTCTTGACCTTGTTGGGACTGACTACCACCGGCTTGTTGACCGGCTTCTTCTGCAGCTTTTAAAAGAGTCTCTTGAATTTTGACTTTGTAAAGCGGGCTGGATAATGTCTCCATTACGATATCTTGTAAATGTTTTCTGAATTCTTGGCTCTTTGCGGCCTCCAACATACTTTTTTCCATTTCAGGATCCTTTAAAATATCAATTAACATCTTTTGATATTCAGGATCAGTCATTAAACTCTTGATTACTTTTTCGTGTTCATCTTTGATGCTTGTTGCAAAGCTTTCGACAAATTTAGGATCTTCAAATACCTTTTTCCAAAACTTTGCTCCTTCGTCAGATGTCATCGTTTTTTCGATGGTCTCTTTGACGATATTTTGGTCCATTATTAAAACCTGCTTCATTTCTTCGTCTTTCATTACTTCCTGCAATGCTTTTTTACCATCATCGGTTTTAAGTATATCGACAACCATTTTCTTTGTTTCTTCATAATCCATTTGTGCTCCTGATTCTTCTCTAGGGGCACAGGCAGACATCACGAGAATAAAAACTATGAGAGTCATGAGGAGCGAGTATCTCTTCATGTTAATCCAAGCTCCTTTCATATTTGCGTACTAGTTATATTTTGAATTAGAATAGAGAATTTATACGAGGAAAATAGCAATCATATGGCTTTTTTTTAAAAGGATTGGTAAAATCAAAATGGATTAATGTGATGGAGGATGTAAACGTGAACAGTAGAAATTGGGTACGGTTATTTTTAAGCACGCTGCTTGTTGGAGGAGTTACAACAGGTATAATTGGATTTCTCCTTAAGTGGTCAGAATACAAAGATTTATTTTTAAATTTTGATATCATTGAAATTCTTTCCGTTCTTTTTTGGTTATTTGGAGTAGGACTTATATTTAGTGTCATCAGTCAGATGGGTTTCTTTGCTTATCTAACAGTCCATCGATTTGGACTTGGGA carries:
- the gerD gene encoding spore germination lipoprotein GerD, producing the protein MKRYSLLMTLIVFILVMSACAPREESGAQMDYEETKKMVVDILKTDDGKKALQEVMKDEEMKQVLIMDQNIVKETIEKTMTSDEGAKFWKKVFEDPKFVESFATSIKDEHEKVIKSLMTDPEYQKMLIDILKDPEMEKSMLEAAKSQEFRKHLQDIVMETLSSPLYKVKIQETLLKAAEEAGQQAGGSQSQQGQEQQGSGGGQEQGAGGGS